The following proteins are co-located in the Deinococcus metallilatus genome:
- a CDS encoding TnsA endonuclease N-terminal domain-containing protein: protein MKRQSEAPGTKPVRRIGKSHRAITGTLASSKAEGGAEYESALERDHYLGLEFDPEVVQVVPQPVTISYLDEQGKRRRYVPDTLVRYQGARPPGLFEVKYVQEVREKRGHFAVKFQAARDYARRQGWTFTLVTERTVRAPHLKNAQFLRPYLRRDFPAPVEQEVLAALLGLGEVTPQALLETFPAERRVDLIPVLWKLIAARRIEADLSVPFHMTSPIRPRRQA from the coding sequence GTGAAACGGCAATCTGAGGCGCCCGGAACGAAGCCCGTCCGCAGGATCGGCAAGAGCCACCGCGCCATCACAGGTACCCTGGCGTCTTCCAAGGCGGAGGGCGGCGCCGAGTACGAGTCCGCACTCGAACGGGACCACTACCTCGGCTTGGAGTTCGACCCCGAGGTGGTGCAGGTCGTGCCTCAGCCGGTCACCATCTCCTACCTCGATGAGCAGGGCAAGAGGCGGCGCTACGTCCCGGACACCCTCGTGCGTTACCAGGGCGCCCGGCCCCCCGGGCTCTTCGAGGTCAAGTACGTCCAGGAAGTCCGGGAGAAGCGAGGGCACTTCGCCGTGAAGTTCCAGGCAGCCCGGGACTATGCCCGTAGACAGGGCTGGACCTTCACCCTGGTCACCGAGCGCACCGTGCGGGCGCCTCACCTCAAGAACGCCCAGTTCCTGCGCCCGTACCTGCGCCGCGACTTCCCCGCTCCCGTGGAACAGGAGGTGCTCGCTGCCCTTCTGGGCCTGGGCGAGGTCACGCCCCAGGCCCTCCTGGAGACCTTCCCAGCAGAGCGTAGAGTGGACCTGATCCCGGTCCTCTGGAAACTCATCGCGGCCCGGCGGATTGAGGCAGACTTGAGCGTGCCCTTCCACATGACCAGCCCCATCCGTCCCCGGCGGCAGGCATGA
- a CDS encoding S8 family peptidase: protein MKKRLTLTSLSAALLLAACGRTAPQPDTATGTAPDTTALQQQLSGVTRLSSVLGQTLPDVAGLAKTGSEGDTTQELVVAYQDRAFVDRLAAHLGARVADDLPQLRVALLVLPDTLSVNRAAAALTLRPVSGLRYAEANGYQGKLPVLPDGQHLSGQGLTAQADSSDPLSEKQWWIKQIQADQVRGISTGKGVIVGVVDDDFDRLHEDLKADGKIVTGIDTSTGKELTPDMPLTSGSHGSGTAGTIAERMGNPVGGAGVAPDAILMPVRIFTPKGFTGSFNVAKGMVYAVDHGARVLNNSWGGGGYTQLVKDAVDYALGKNVVVVGAAGNDYSNLFNGPGAYTGAINVGASAGDDRKASFSNCGLRVDLFAPGDYGLTTYINEALSSPARESSYGLFNGTSMASPVVSGAAALLLQLKPDLTPYQVKKLLASTGDPMNPDLYPCVKGYNRLNVKSALAALQAGKVPADGGSVQVEVVDISEGSPISGTDVILTPLEGQNKGMDYLGRTGNSQLEPSAKTAFSGVARFFGVEPGRYRVSVAGPSVNEYGGTRDNIMGEITVTAGKNLNLSYAHQVDFYEYSVVNKALYRNNSLQTATDLTTIPNAAFAESLLLGGAFDSANLVYADPVKGPDVDYLKLSVGAGQTLTVQGLAASIGSKTNVQVDLLDASGAVVAAGKAVAGAISKGGGDSVASVKATTAGTYYIRFSNTTATEGLGAFYTSLVTIK from the coding sequence ATGAAAAAACGCCTCACCCTCACCAGCCTGAGCGCCGCCCTGCTGCTCGCGGCCTGCGGCCGTACCGCCCCCCAGCCGGACACGGCCACCGGCACCGCGCCGGACACCACCGCCCTCCAGCAGCAGCTCAGCGGCGTGACCCGGCTCAGCAGCGTCCTCGGCCAGACGCTCCCCGACGTGGCCGGGCTGGCCAAGACCGGCAGCGAGGGCGACACCACCCAGGAACTGGTGGTCGCCTACCAGGACCGCGCCTTTGTGGACCGGCTGGCCGCCCACCTCGGCGCGCGGGTCGCGGATGACCTTCCCCAGCTCCGGGTCGCGCTGCTGGTGCTGCCGGACACCCTCAGCGTGAACCGCGCGGCGGCGGCCCTGACCCTCCGCCCGGTCAGCGGCCTGCGCTACGCCGAGGCCAACGGTTACCAGGGCAAGCTGCCGGTGCTGCCGGACGGCCAGCACCTGAGCGGCCAGGGCCTCACGGCGCAGGCCGACAGCAGCGATCCGCTGAGCGAAAAGCAGTGGTGGATCAAGCAGATTCAGGCCGATCAGGTGCGCGGGATCTCCACCGGCAAGGGCGTGATCGTCGGCGTGGTGGACGATGACTTCGACCGCCTGCACGAGGACCTCAAGGCCGACGGCAAGATCGTGACGGGGATCGACACCAGCACCGGCAAGGAGCTGACGCCCGACATGCCCCTCACCAGCGGCTCGCACGGCAGCGGCACGGCGGGCACCATCGCCGAGCGCATGGGCAACCCGGTGGGCGGCGCGGGTGTGGCCCCCGACGCGATCCTGATGCCGGTCCGCATCTTCACGCCCAAAGGGTTCACCGGCTCCTTCAACGTGGCCAAGGGCATGGTGTACGCGGTGGACCACGGGGCGCGGGTGCTGAACAACTCCTGGGGTGGCGGCGGGTACACGCAGCTCGTCAAGGACGCGGTGGACTACGCCCTGGGCAAGAACGTGGTGGTGGTCGGCGCGGCGGGCAACGACTACTCGAACCTGTTCAACGGCCCCGGCGCTTACACCGGCGCGATCAACGTCGGCGCGAGCGCGGGCGACGACCGCAAGGCCTCCTTCAGCAACTGCGGCCTGCGGGTGGACCTCTTCGCGCCCGGCGATTACGGCCTGACCACCTACATCAACGAGGCCCTGTCCTCGCCCGCCCGCGAGTCCAGCTACGGCCTCTTCAACGGCACCAGCATGGCGAGTCCGGTGGTGTCAGGGGCGGCGGCGCTGCTGCTCCAGCTCAAGCCCGACCTGACGCCCTACCAGGTCAAGAAACTGCTGGCCAGCACCGGCGACCCGATGAATCCCGACCTGTATCCCTGCGTCAAGGGCTACAACCGGCTGAACGTGAAGTCGGCGCTGGCCGCCCTCCAGGCTGGCAAGGTTCCCGCCGACGGCGGCAGCGTGCAGGTGGAGGTCGTGGACATCAGCGAGGGGTCCCCGATCAGCGGCACCGACGTGATCCTCACGCCGCTCGAAGGCCAGAACAAGGGGATGGACTACCTCGGGCGCACCGGCAACAGCCAACTGGAACCCAGCGCCAAGACCGCGTTCTCCGGCGTGGCCCGCTTCTTCGGCGTCGAGCCGGGCCGCTACCGCGTCAGCGTGGCCGGACCCAGCGTGAACGAGTACGGCGGCACCCGCGACAACATCATGGGTGAAATCACCGTCACGGCAGGCAAGAACCTGAACCTCAGCTACGCGCATCAGGTGGACTTCTACGAGTACAGCGTCGTGAACAAGGCGCTGTACCGCAACAACAGCCTGCAAACCGCCACCGACCTGACGACCATCCCCAACGCGGCCTTCGCGGAGAGCCTGCTGCTCGGCGGCGCCTTCGACAGCGCGAACCTCGTGTACGCCGATCCGGTGAAGGGGCCGGACGTGGATTACCTGAAGCTCAGCGTGGGCGCGGGGCAGACCCTGACGGTGCAGGGGCTGGCGGCCAGCATCGGCTCCAAGACGAACGTGCAGGTGGATCTGCTGGATGCCAGCGGCGCCGTTGTCGCGGCGGGCAAGGCCGTGGCGGGCGCGATCAGCAAGGGCGGCGGGGACAGCGTGGCGAGCGTCAAGGCGACCACCGCCGGAACCTACTACATCCGCTTCAGCAACACGACGGCGACCGAGGGCCTGGGGGCTTTCTACACCAGCCTCGTCACCATCAAGTAA
- a CDS encoding M16 family metallopeptidase produces the protein MTVRHTLPNGLTLLLEPEAGAQTVAAGYFVATGARDERPEEMGASHFLEHLMFKGSEGLDAATLNERLDELGGHANAFTSEEATVYHAATLPEQTPELLDTLTELLRPALRPGDIEPERGVILEEIAMYAEQPAVRVMDELRADYWGKHPLGHAVLGTPETVGALSREALERHWRERYGADRVTLAVVGAFDPGRVLAWAQEELKGWPAGTPPAGAAPARPLAPGTVRTLHDDRLTRAQVALALPGLPATHPLREAAVVLAELIGGENGLLYWALLDTGLSDSADLAHLDYRDGGTFEGGFSCDPGRAQAVLDAYRAVLETAPGALTEAAVRRAARKLAVGTLLRAETPQGRLFALGMEALALGQALSTAELVDRAARVTLRDVREVLELCPLTRPTVVALGPLANLR, from the coding sequence ATGACAGTGCGGCACACCCTCCCGAACGGCCTGACCCTCCTGCTCGAACCCGAGGCGGGGGCACAGACCGTCGCCGCCGGGTACTTCGTGGCGACCGGGGCACGCGACGAGCGCCCGGAGGAGATGGGCGCCTCGCACTTTCTCGAACACCTGATGTTCAAGGGGTCGGAGGGGCTGGACGCCGCCACGCTGAACGAGCGCCTGGACGAACTGGGCGGCCACGCGAACGCCTTTACCAGCGAGGAGGCGACCGTCTACCACGCGGCGACCCTCCCCGAGCAGACGCCCGAGTTGCTGGACACCCTGACCGAGCTGCTGCGCCCCGCCCTGCGCCCCGGCGACATCGAACCCGAGCGCGGCGTGATCCTCGAAGAGATCGCGATGTACGCCGAGCAGCCCGCCGTGCGGGTGATGGACGAACTGCGGGCCGACTACTGGGGCAAGCATCCGCTGGGGCACGCGGTGCTGGGAACGCCGGAGACGGTCGGCGCCCTCAGCCGCGAAGCGTTGGAACGCCACTGGCGCGAACGCTACGGTGCGGACCGGGTGACCCTGGCGGTCGTCGGGGCCTTCGATCCCGGCCGGGTGCTGGCCTGGGCCCAGGAGGAACTGAAGGGCTGGCCCGCCGGGACGCCGCCAGCCGGAGCTGCGCCCGCCCGCCCCCTGGCCCCCGGCACCGTCCGCACCCTGCACGACGACCGCCTGACGCGGGCGCAGGTCGCGCTGGCCCTGCCCGGCCTACCCGCCACCCATCCGCTGCGCGAGGCCGCCGTGGTGCTGGCCGAACTGATCGGCGGCGAGAATGGCCTGCTGTACTGGGCGCTGCTCGACACCGGTTTGAGTGACAGCGCCGACCTGGCCCACCTGGACTACCGGGACGGGGGAACCTTCGAGGGCGGCTTTTCCTGCGACCCCGGACGCGCCCAGGCGGTGCTGGACGCCTACCGCGCCGTGCTGGAGACGGCCCCCGGCGCACTGACCGAGGCGGCCGTCCGCCGCGCCGCCCGCAAACTGGCGGTGGGCACCCTGCTGCGCGCGGAAACCCCGCAGGGCCGCCTGTTTGCGCTGGGCATGGAGGCCCTGGCGCTGGGGCAGGCCCTGTCCACCGCCGAACTGGTGGACCGCGCCGCCCGCGTCACCCTGAGGGACGTGCGCGAGGTGCTGGAGCTTTGCCCGCTCACGCGGCCGACGGTCGTGGCGCTCGGTCCTCTTGCCAACCTGCGCTAA
- a CDS encoding M23 family metallopeptidase gives MRRLLRLLPVLALLVGAAYLLWPAVRKAQRYAALLAAPAPTARSLPTPLPDRHFADTWGGARSGERRHEGVDIFAPRGTPIHATTSGIVLNVGENRLGGRTVMILGPGGQRHYYAHLDRYADLQAGEWIEAGTVVGYVGDSGNARGTPTHLHYGIYTASGAINPYPLLRQEE, from the coding sequence ATGCGCCGTCTGCTCCGCCTGCTGCCGGTTCTCGCGCTGCTCGTGGGCGCGGCGTACCTGCTGTGGCCCGCGGTGCGGAAGGCCCAGCGGTACGCCGCTCTGCTGGCCGCGCCTGCGCCCACCGCGCGGAGTCTGCCCACCCCTCTGCCCGACCGGCACTTCGCGGACACCTGGGGCGGGGCGCGCAGCGGGGAAAGGCGGCACGAGGGGGTGGACATCTTTGCGCCGCGCGGTACCCCCATTCACGCCACCACAAGCGGCATCGTGCTGAACGTGGGCGAGAACCGCCTGGGCGGACGCACAGTGATGATTCTCGGTCCCGGTGGGCAGCGGCATTACTACGCGCACCTCGACCGCTACGCCGACTTGCAGGCAGGCGAGTGGATCGAGGCCGGAACGGTGGTGGGCTACGTGGGCGACAGCGGCAACGCCAGGGGGACGCCGACCCACCTGCACTACGGCATCTACACGGCTTCCGGCGCCATCAACCCTTACCCACTGCTGCGGCAGGAGGAGTGA
- a CDS encoding RluA family pseudouridine synthase, with product MALNGGYTYREELGTRARGLTVLAYLTRHYPHSSEGDWLSRLERGEVSLDGLPAHGPEGLRPGQVLEWRRPPWQEEAVPLHYALIHQDPALLAVAKPSGLPTLPGGGFLNHTLLARVRADFPEARPLHRLGRGTSGLVLFARTHEAGAILARAWREQAVQKRYRALAVGLPSREDYVITTPIGPVPHPRLGSVFAASAPGKAASSHASVLERRAGQTLFAVDIHTGRPHQIRIHLAAIGHPLLGDPLYAPGGLPRADLPGLPGDGGYWLHAERLTFLHPLSGERLSLEAPPPAELRRADGT from the coding sequence ATGGCCCTGAATGGCGGCTACACCTATCGGGAGGAACTGGGCACCCGGGCACGTGGGCTGACGGTGCTGGCCTACCTGACACGCCACTACCCCCACTCCAGCGAAGGCGACTGGCTCTCAAGGCTGGAGCGCGGCGAAGTCAGCCTGGACGGCCTGCCCGCCCACGGTCCGGAGGGGCTGCGGCCAGGTCAGGTGCTGGAATGGCGGCGGCCTCCCTGGCAAGAGGAGGCTGTGCCGCTGCACTACGCCCTGATCCATCAGGACCCGGCGCTGCTGGCGGTCGCCAAGCCTTCGGGGTTGCCTACCCTGCCGGGCGGCGGTTTCCTGAACCACACCCTGCTCGCCCGCGTGCGCGCCGACTTTCCGGAGGCCCGCCCGCTGCACCGTCTGGGACGCGGGACCTCCGGCCTGGTGCTGTTTGCGCGGACGCACGAAGCCGGGGCGATCCTGGCGCGGGCCTGGCGGGAGCAGGCGGTCCAGAAACGCTACCGGGCGCTGGCGGTCGGCCTCCCATCACGGGAGGACTACGTCATCACCACGCCCATCGGCCCGGTGCCGCACCCGCGCCTGGGCAGTGTGTTCGCGGCGAGCGCGCCAGGCAAGGCCGCTTCCAGCCACGCTTCCGTGCTGGAACGTCGCGCGGGCCAGACCCTCTTCGCGGTGGACATCCACACCGGGCGCCCACACCAGATTCGCATTCACCTCGCCGCCATCGGGCATCCGCTGCTGGGTGATCCGCTGTACGCCCCGGGCGGCCTGCCCAGAGCTGACCTGCCGGGGCTGCCGGGCGACGGCGGGTACTGGCTGCATGCCGAGCGGCTGACCTTCCTGCACCCGCTGAGCGGCGAGCGCCTGAGCCTGGAGGCGCCTCCGCCCGCCGAACTGCGCCGCGCGGACGGAACCTGA
- a CDS encoding carboxypeptidase-like regulatory domain-containing protein, with product MKSHRSLSLALLTGLLLSACGPSNGNGPTPPPASDTSMIGTGSSTVAGYLANAQAGKLVAGSAVTVENASGSVIASGATNAEGKFTLKLDPGVYNLSFKKDGYAASRIEGLRVVSGTNPPLNAIERLAFATTLPIAVPKLDVKYLQGADAVDFSNDPAKAAQFNASAGVPVQITASTAGNPATSPNLIYAGLGGVPGSGAFGTRVLVNNDPKNTELKTTATLTGANLRGVRGPTELYIVVYDSNDNRIERRIPIVVNDDKPNDATLTSVGDPKAMAVTLAQRSGFYSPIQPTGAPDDISTLFVDLSWNYTSGLGGTPLGVRVWTSDDGNTFRLLKTVNGSDKTARDGSGSLEVGKKVYYQFEVYSSTQSVRSDVVSTTPLDSFTLTNLKPANNSRGASRTPTLSWDVSKKVGDYRKFYVMVNDYPQQSSDCFWGNLLCTGDTKDNMFSDDGSAPALKNTDNSYSIAFNANGKALLPALESNHAYTLDISAAAFSKDGNAISIAHDYFSAFYAAPTGCNFGGPVCQGEVSNFTTGDK from the coding sequence ATGAAATCACACCGCAGTTTGTCCCTCGCCCTGTTGACTGGCCTGCTGCTCTCGGCGTGCGGTCCCTCGAACGGGAACGGCCCCACGCCGCCGCCTGCCAGCGATACCAGCATGATCGGCACGGGCAGCAGCACGGTCGCCGGGTACCTCGCCAACGCCCAGGCCGGGAAACTGGTCGCGGGCAGCGCCGTCACGGTGGAGAATGCCAGCGGCAGCGTGATCGCCAGCGGCGCGACGAATGCGGAGGGCAAGTTCACCCTCAAGCTCGATCCGGGCGTCTACAACCTCAGCTTCAAGAAGGACGGCTACGCGGCTTCGCGAATCGAGGGCCTGCGGGTGGTGAGCGGCACGAACCCGCCGCTGAACGCCATCGAGCGCCTGGCCTTCGCCACCACGCTGCCCATCGCCGTGCCCAAGCTGGACGTGAAGTACCTCCAGGGTGCGGACGCGGTGGACTTCAGCAACGACCCGGCGAAGGCCGCGCAGTTCAACGCGAGTGCGGGCGTGCCGGTGCAGATCACGGCCAGCACGGCGGGCAACCCCGCCACCAGCCCCAACCTCATCTACGCGGGCCTGGGCGGCGTGCCGGGGAGCGGCGCCTTCGGGACGCGCGTGCTGGTGAACAACGATCCCAAGAACACTGAGCTCAAGACGACCGCGACGCTGACGGGTGCCAACCTGCGGGGCGTGCGCGGCCCGACCGAGCTGTACATCGTCGTCTACGACAGCAACGACAACCGCATCGAGCGGCGCATTCCCATCGTCGTGAACGACGACAAGCCGAACGACGCCACGCTGACCAGCGTCGGTGACCCCAAGGCGATGGCCGTGACGCTCGCGCAGCGGAGCGGGTTCTACAGCCCGATCCAGCCCACCGGCGCGCCCGATGACATCAGCACGCTGTTCGTGGACCTGAGCTGGAACTACACCAGCGGCCTGGGGGGAACGCCCCTCGGCGTGCGGGTGTGGACCAGCGACGACGGCAACACTTTCCGCCTGCTCAAGACGGTGAACGGCAGCGATAAGACCGCGCGCGACGGCAGCGGCAGCCTGGAAGTCGGCAAGAAGGTCTACTACCAGTTCGAGGTCTACAGCAGCACCCAGAGCGTCCGCAGCGACGTGGTCAGCACCACCCCGCTGGACAGCTTCACCCTGACCAACCTCAAGCCCGCCAACAACAGCCGCGGCGCGTCGCGCACCCCCACCCTGTCCTGGGACGTGTCGAAGAAGGTCGGGGACTACCGCAAGTTCTACGTGATGGTCAACGACTACCCGCAGCAGAGCAGCGACTGCTTCTGGGGCAACCTGCTGTGTACCGGCGACACCAAGGACAACATGTTCAGTGACGACGGCAGCGCGCCCGCGCTGAAGAACACGGACAACAGCTACTCCATCGCCTTCAACGCCAACGGCAAGGCGCTGCTGCCCGCCCTGGAGAGCAACCACGCCTACACGCTGGACATCTCGGCGGCGGCCTTCAGCAAGGACGGGAACGCCATCAGCATCGCCCACGACTACTTCTCGGCCTTCTACGCGGCCCCGACCGGGTGCAACTTCGGCGGCCCGGTGTGCCAGGGCGAGGTCAGCAACTTCACGACGGGAGACAAGTGA
- a CDS encoding histidine phosphatase family protein codes for MTAHELHLTLLRHGRSRADDEDVHEGRYDSPLTDMGRAQAKALAGHWQAHPPGFELAFCSTLARAHETAEIVTAALDVPLRPDDLWREWDNGPLAGLPREEALRRFPIPAFRHDLDPFTAEGGESQAAIRARALLALESVWQAGAANVLVVSHGGFLNSVLRELTGAHRGWFAFGDTGFATVQLSRASHTALLTGVNLTPHLTPPAAAVGKG; via the coding sequence GTGACCGCCCACGAACTCCACCTCACCCTCCTCCGTCATGGACGCAGCCGCGCCGACGACGAGGACGTGCATGAGGGCCGCTACGACTCGCCGCTGACGGACATGGGCCGCGCGCAGGCGAAGGCACTCGCCGGGCACTGGCAGGCCCACCCGCCCGGCTTCGAGCTGGCCTTCTGTTCCACGCTGGCCCGCGCGCACGAGACGGCCGAGATCGTGACGGCGGCGCTCGATGTTCCTCTGCGGCCGGACGATCTGTGGCGGGAATGGGACAACGGCCCCCTGGCGGGCCTGCCGCGCGAGGAGGCCCTGCGCCGTTTTCCCATCCCCGCCTTCCGGCATGATCTCGACCCCTTCACCGCCGAGGGGGGCGAGAGTCAGGCGGCGATCCGGGCGCGGGCGCTGCTCGCCCTGGAGAGCGTCTGGCAGGCCGGGGCTGCGAACGTGCTGGTGGTGTCGCACGGCGGCTTTCTGAACAGCGTGCTGCGCGAGCTGACCGGGGCGCACCGGGGCTGGTTCGCCTTCGGGGACACGGGATTTGCGACCGTCCAGCTTTCACGCGCCAGTCACACCGCTCTGCTGACCGGCGTGAATCTGACACCACACCTCACTCCTCCTGCCGCAGCAGTGGGTAAGGGTTGA
- a CDS encoding M16 family metallopeptidase — translation MTIVAAPGTHVWTLEGGLTAAFEQRKGPGFALDLRVPVGGAHDPLGQEGSAGVLEEWLYKGAGGRDARAYQDALDDLGVRRGGGVGPEATRFGVSGLTADLPAALGLVADLLLRPALPPEELPVLADLARQDLEGLEDSPPDLLATEARRLAFPRDPASPFAGYAHPASGTPEGLSNLSVDGLRAFLARYGTRGSVVGLVADADPAEVRALLERAFAGWRPGEAVTVPADFRPGLRVHVPHAEAEQTHLSVTAPGAPPRSADWLAWQVALTALAGGSASRLFHAVREERGLAYSVSASPVLLGGRGFLAAYAGSTPERAPETLAVLLAELARLPQGLTEAEFERARRGLTASVVFGAESPRARASGLTRDLAVFGRVRSVADLRAQIAALTLERVNAFLAGYDPAAQATVVTLGPGEVPA, via the coding sequence GTGACGATTGTGGCCGCGCCCGGAACGCACGTGTGGACTCTGGAAGGAGGCCTCACCGCCGCGTTCGAGCAACGCAAGGGGCCGGGCTTCGCGCTGGACCTGCGGGTGCCGGTGGGCGGCGCCCATGACCCGCTGGGCCAGGAAGGCTCGGCGGGCGTGCTGGAGGAGTGGCTCTACAAGGGGGCGGGGGGCCGGGATGCCCGCGCCTACCAGGACGCGCTGGACGACCTGGGCGTGCGACGCGGCGGGGGCGTCGGCCCGGAAGCCACCCGCTTTGGCGTGAGCGGCCTGACGGCGGACCTCCCCGCCGCGCTCGGCCTGGTCGCGGACCTGCTGCTGCGCCCCGCCCTCCCGCCGGAGGAGCTGCCGGTCCTCGCGGACCTCGCGCGGCAGGACCTGGAGGGGCTGGAGGACAGCCCGCCCGACCTGCTGGCGACGGAAGCGCGGCGGCTGGCCTTTCCCCGCGACCCGGCCTCCCCCTTCGCGGGCTACGCGCATCCGGCCAGCGGCACGCCGGAAGGCCTCTCGAATCTCAGCGTGGACGGCCTGCGCGCCTTCCTGGCCCGTTACGGCACGCGCGGCAGCGTGGTGGGCCTGGTGGCCGACGCCGACCCCGCCGAGGTCCGCGCCCTGCTGGAACGGGCCTTTGCCGGGTGGCGCCCGGGCGAGGCCGTGACGGTGCCTGCCGACTTCCGCCCCGGCCTGCGCGTGCATGTCCCCCATGCGGAGGCCGAGCAGACGCACCTCAGCGTGACCGCGCCGGGCGCCCCGCCGCGCAGTGCCGACTGGCTGGCCTGGCAGGTGGCCCTCACCGCACTGGCGGGGGGGAGTGCCAGCCGCCTCTTTCACGCCGTCCGGGAGGAACGCGGCCTGGCCTACAGCGTCAGCGCGTCACCCGTCCTGCTGGGCGGCCGGGGCTTTCTGGCCGCCTACGCGGGCAGCACGCCCGAGCGCGCGCCCGAGACGCTGGCGGTGCTGCTGGCCGAACTCGCCCGGCTGCCGCAGGGCCTGACCGAAGCCGAGTTCGAGCGCGCCCGCCGCGGCCTGACCGCCAGCGTCGTGTTCGGGGCCGAGAGCCCGCGCGCCCGCGCGAGTGGCCTCACGCGCGACCTGGCGGTGTTCGGACGGGTGCGGAGCGTGGCGGACCTCCGCGCCCAGATCGCGGCCCTCACGCTGGAACGTGTGAATGCCTTCCTGGCAGGCTACGACCCCGCCGCGCAGGCGACCGTCGTGACCCTCGGCCCCGGGGAGGTGCCCGCATGA